The segment AATGGGGAGAGGATCCGTGGAGATGTGAGAGGCTTGGTGGGGGGTGTTGAATATGGGTTTGGGGGAGGGAAGGTAGGTGTGATGGTGGGGTATGGGCAGGGGGGATTGAAGCTGGGCGCACGTGGGGAGGGAGAGGTGAAACTGATGATGGGGGGGTATGGAGGATGGAACTTCGGAGGGATTGAGGTGAGTGGGGGAGTGAGTTATGCGTCTGGTAAACAGAAGGTTACAAGAAGCATAGTAGGAAGTTGGTTGCCTAACCAACGGAATATGAGGGGATCGGAGCAGGTGAGGAGTTCGGGATGGATGTGGGGTGGGGTATGGGATCAATTTGGGGATGATCCGTGTGACACCTGAGGTTGGGTTGGAGATGGCGCGTGTATATGAGCAAGGGTTTGAGGAGAAGGGTGGGAACTCGGTGAGCTTAAGTGGGGAGAAGGAGAAGGGATGGGAGGGACGAGGGCATGTGAGGGTGGAGGTGAGCGCTGTATTCCAAGCGGGCTTGGTGAGCTTTGAACCGTATGTGAAGGGAGGGTATGAGCGGGTGTTGGTGGGTAAGGGGTATCAAGACCGGGAAGTGTCGTTCCAGCAACCGGGGACGGCGTTTAACGTGCGGTCAACAGACGGCAGCAAGAACATCTATACGGGTGGTGGTGGATTGAATGTGGGTTTTGGGCCTGTGACGGTGGGTGTGGGGTACCAACAAAGCATTGGTGGCAAGAGGGATGAGCGGACGTTCCAAGGATCGCTGGGCATCCGTTGGTAAACTCTAACCACCGATAATCAACTGAACCAAAGGGGGGAGGAACATCGTTCCTCCCCTTTTGCATTGGTTAAAGTACAATATCATCAATAATATCCTGGCCCTCTGTTCTTGCAGTCAAAGAAAGGCTCCTCTCACCTATCTCCTAAACATATGCCAAGGCCGCGGGCCGTATTGAGTAGGCTTTTATTAATAATTGGCTGGATCTGTTGCGGGGATAAACTAGCCAATGGGATATGATCAACCTGGTTATTTTTCCAAATTACTAACCGGCCCCATTTATTTTGTACCGCCAATTCTACAGCATGCACGCCGTAAGTGGCAGCTAGCAGGCGATCCCGTGCATTGGGCGGGGCACCCCGCTGCACATGGCCAAGGACGGTTACCCGGCTTTCCATTCCCGTTGATTTTTCTAGTTTTTCCGCCAGATATTGGCCAATCCCTAAATCTGTGGCGGCATCATGTTGGCTAAATGTTTTTTTAGCGGGTTCTTTTTTCAAGCCTTCCGCCACCACCACTAAAGCAAAATTTCGCCCGCTTTTCTGGATTTTTTGGATATGCTGTGTAATGTTTGGAAGATGATAGGGAATCTCTGGGATTAAAATAACGTCCGCCCCACCGGCTATGCCGCAACTCAAGGCAATATGACCGGTTCCCCGTCCCATCACTTCGAGTACCATGATGCGGCTGTGGCTGGCGGCTGTTGGTTTTAGATCGTCCAAGGCGGTGGTAGCCACCATAACGGCTGTATCATGGCCGATAGCAATTTCCGTGCCACCAACGTCATTATCAATCGTTTTGGGAACCATAACCAAATTGAATGGGCCTTGCTGAGATAGGCGATATAAAATATCCAAACTGCCATCACCACCGATGGCTATTAATCCCTCAACCCCTGTTTTTTTTAACCCTTCAATAATTTCCGAAGAATAGTTGGTGGTTTTTCCTGTGGTTGAGGGAGAAAAAGGATTACCTTTATTGGTGGTGCCCAAAACTGTCCCCCCTTGCCGCCACCAATCAAGACCATAGGGATGATTACCGGACTCTAAAGCCACCGTATCAACGGGTCGTGCTAATAACCCATTTGTGCCGTAACGGATGCCGATGGGCTGTAACCCTTGAAGCTCGCAATGTTGGACCATTGCTTTGATTGCGGTATTTAAACCGGGGCAATCACCACCGCTGGTTAAAATTCCAATCTTTTTCATCATAGGTATCCTTTCTTCCAATCAGGAATCCGCTTATTAAGCATGGGTTAAAGAATATTCGCAAGCTGATTTATTCTGGGGAATGGCTAAGGGTTATCTGGATTACAAATGTGTAAGAGAGGTAGAATGATTCATCAATTTGTCACTTGAAGGCGCGGATAAATGTTGATTGCTGGGGGTAAAAAAGCTAATATGCTGTGCATGCAGCACAGAGCGGGTTCAATATGTTGCATGCTGGGTTCTAAAAAAAATAGAAAACAAAGCTAACATTTTATATATTGGAACCATTAGATCATGAGAGGTTTAGAAGATTTACGGCGGCAATTGGAAGAATTACGGCTAGAACACCGGGATTTGGATGAACTGATCCGGCGGGCAATGTTAATGGCACCGTTCGATCAGATCCAATTACAACGGCAGAAGAAACGTAAACTTTTATTAAAAGATCAAATAACCAAGTTGGAAAGCAAATTGCTTCCTGATCTAACCGCTTAAAAAAGATATTATAAACTTTTGCGCAATTTTTGAAGCATCTTCAAGGGCGAGGGGAGATGTTGCCGGGCTGATTTTAGTTGTTGGCGGATTTTGGGGATACGGGTCGTATCTTGTAGGCGATTATTTAGGAAATCCCAGGTTTTTTCATGGTTAGGGGAAGAATCCTGCAACCAATAAAAAAGGGTTGATGAATATACGCCCGCTAATGTCAGGCGTTTGGTATAAAAATTAAAATCGACCGACTGATCGCCAATGGAATGCCAGACCCCGTCGATTGTCTGATATAGGCTGGTCCAGGCAGCTGTTTGGTTCCAGGGTAATAAAAGATAGGATAAGCCCAAACGGACGGCCTCTCGGTACCTTAGATTCTGCTGCAAACGCAGCTGGATAGCACGAAAAACCTTAGCCCTAACGCCATTTAATTCATTCAATTCCGTTTGTAACGCAGCAACCATTTCCCGGTCTGCATAGGCACTATACCATAAAATCATTTCTTTAACCCCGCCGGGGAAAAGCATATCAGCTTGTTGGGGATCAACCCCCATATCGGCACAGCCCGTGTCGATAGCCATAGGAGACCAGCCGCTAAAAGCCACATGCGGTAAAACAGCCAGCAATAAATTGTTTTTTTGGGGGGTTAAATTGTTATCCATGATCCCTATTCCTTGGCTAATAACACCGTTTTCCTAATCGTCCAAATCTTCGGCAAATGTTTCGGGCCAAAAACGCATTTCCTCCCGAAAGATAAGCTTTGACATATCCTGCATCCGCATTGGGTATAAAATACCGTCTAAATGATCGCATTCATGCATGACCACACGGGCATGATATCCATGGGCTTCCCGACTTATCTTTTCGCCTGTGGGTGTGTATCCCCGATAACGGATATGGGTTGGCCGCTGTACTATCCCGGTCAATCCTGGGACCGACAGGCATCCTTCCCATCCTTCCACGGTTTCTTCGGACAAGATTTCAATCTCGGGATTAATCAGATGAGTCATGGGCTGGGCATTGTCGCCAGCGCGTTTGGCCGGAACTTCAAAAATGACCACTCGTAATGGCACATGAACTTGTGGGGCAGCCAGGCCAACACCACCAATATCTTCCAGGGTTTCCAGCATATCCCGGATCAATTGTTGAATCTCTGGGGCGGTGGGATCAGCAACAGGTTTAGCCAGTATACGCAGAACCGGGTGACCCATTCGGGCGATTTTTAAAATAGCCACCATTGATCCTTTCTTGGTATAAAATTGATATTTCTTCTTTGTTTTTATAATGACTTTTTCACCATATCATAGAGCATTCCAGGATGCTAGGGGGGAAGGGTATGGGTGAATATTGCTTAAATATACCTGCTTTGTAAGGGTTTTTTCGTAGGAGTTAAGGGGGATGTATAAGGGCTGTGAATGAAAATGACAGGCCGTTAATAAAAGCAAAAGATATTTTGATAAAAACACTTCACAAATCAAGATGCCTATGATATTGGTTGCGGACTTATTTTGCATTGGGCAAATTTGCTATTCAATTTTATGAGTGGAGGAAGGTTAAACGTGCAAGTTGTTGTTCGTGATAATAACGTTGATCAGGCTTTACGTGTTTTAAAGAAAAAATTACAGCGCGAAGGTGTTTTCCGGGAAATTAAATTGCGCCGGAATTTTGAAAAACCGTCTGAGCGTCGTACCCGTGAAAAATCTGAAGCGGTGCGCCGTTACCGCAAGCTGTTGCGCAAGCGGATGGAACGCGAAGGATATTAGATTGAAGGGCAACATTCGATCTTTTTGTCTGATTTAAACCAATTCTTATGGATTTTTACTGACCGGTCGGTAGAGCAAAATTGGATAGCCTGTCTATGAAAATAGATAGGCTTTTTGTTTTATTAGGACAATAATTAGGTGATCATGCGGATGATGGAGCAGAAAATGTGGCAAACAGAACCGAAAATTGAACTGCATCTTCATTTAGATTGTTCCCTCAGTTACCTTTTTGTCCGCGCATTTGAGCCAAATATCACCCCTGATGCGTACCGCAAGGATTTTGTGGCCCCGGCCAAATGTAAAGATTTAGCTGAATTTCTGACCTATACCCGCCGCAGTTTAGAACTGATGCAAACGGAATTTGGTTTGCGGTTGGCCGCCCAAGATGTCATCCGCCAATTACTTGAAGACCGTGTCATCTATGCTGAAATCCGGTATGCCCCGTTATTGCATGTGCAACAAGGGTTATCGGGGGACGATGTGGTGGTGATTGTGTCCGATGAACTCCGTAAACAAAGGGCGATTCATCCAAGTCTGGAAACGAGGCTTTTACTTTGTACATTACGTCATTTTACTCCTCGACAAAGCCAGGAAACAGCAGATTTGGTGCGGCGTCATGCCCCTAAAGGGGTTGTTGTGGGGATTGATATTGCTGGGGATGAGGCAAATTTCCCCCTCAATGCCCATGAGCAGGTTTTCGATCAAGTTTTTGCCCGTCATATTCCCATCACCGCGCATGCTGGCGAATCAAAGGGGCCAGAAAGTGTTTGGGAAACATTAAAAAAACTGCACCCCTCCCGTTTAGGGCATGGGATACGTTCTTGGGAAGATAAAAATTTAATTTCTTATTTGATCAGCCATCGCATCCATTTGGAAGTTTGCCCCAGCAGCAATATCCAAACAGGGGTTTATGGCCATTATAGCCAGCATCCCGTCAATCGCTTATTCAAGGCGGGTGTCTCTTTAAGCATTAATACCGATGGTCGGGCCCTGAATAATATTTCCTTGGGGCAGGAATATGACCGTTTGCACCAAATATTTGGCTGGACTAAGCGGGAATTCCGGCAATGCAATGTGAATGCCTTGGAGGCTGCTTTTATTGCACCTGATCTCCGCCAGCGTTTCATCAATTTTATCAAGAATTCATAAAAGCTGGTTATTCCTGTTCCGCCTCATCATCCCGGTTGGGGGCTGTTGATTCTTCGGAAGAAAGGGGCGAGGAAATACGGTAATCTTGATTTAACCAGCGCAATAAATCCACATCGGCGCAATAGCCCGAGCAGAAAGGCTGGTATTTTGCTTGTGATGGTTGATGGCAAATAGGGCACTTCATTTTTTAGGATGTTCCCAAAGGAGATATTTTGTTGCTTAACAAAATTATATA is part of the Rhodospirillaceae bacterium genome and harbors:
- a CDS encoding autotransporter outer membrane beta-barrel domain-containing protein, which gives rise to MIRVTPEVGLEMARVYEQGFEEKGGNSVSLSGEKEKGWEGRGHVRVEVSAVFQAGLVSFEPYVKGGYERVLVGKGYQDREVSFQQPGTAFNVRSTDGSKNIYTGGGGLNVGFGPVTVGVGYQQSIGGKRDERTFQGSLGIRW
- a CDS encoding ATP-dependent 6-phosphofructokinase yields the protein MMKKIGILTSGGDCPGLNTAIKAMVQHCELQGLQPIGIRYGTNGLLARPVDTVALESGNHPYGLDWWRQGGTVLGTTNKGNPFSPSTTGKTTNYSSEIIEGLKKTGVEGLIAIGGDGSLDILYRLSQQGPFNLVMVPKTIDNDVGGTEIAIGHDTAVMVATTALDDLKPTAASHSRIMVLEVMGRGTGHIALSCGIAGGADVILIPEIPYHLPNITQHIQKIQKSGRNFALVVVAEGLKKEPAKKTFSQHDAATDLGIGQYLAEKLEKSTGMESRVTVLGHVQRGAPPNARDRLLAATYGVHAVELAVQNKWGRLVIWKNNQVDHIPLASLSPQQIQPIINKSLLNTARGLGICLGDR
- a CDS encoding DUF465 domain-containing protein — protein: MRGLEDLRRQLEELRLEHRDLDELIRRAMLMAPFDQIQLQRQKKRKLLLKDQITKLESKLLPDLTA
- a CDS encoding COQ9 family protein; the protein is MDNNLTPQKNNLLLAVLPHVAFSGWSPMAIDTGCADMGVDPQQADMLFPGGVKEMILWYSAYADREMVAALQTELNELNGVRAKVFRAIQLRLQQNLRYREAVRLGLSYLLLPWNQTAAWTSLYQTIDGVWHSIGDQSVDFNFYTKRLTLAGVYSSTLFYWLQDSSPNHEKTWDFLNNRLQDTTRIPKIRQQLKSARQHLPSPLKMLQKLRKSL
- the def gene encoding peptide deformylase, which produces MAILKIARMGHPVLRILAKPVADPTAPEIQQLIRDMLETLEDIGGVGLAAPQVHVPLRVVIFEVPAKRAGDNAQPMTHLINPEIEILSEETVEGWEGCLSVPGLTGIVQRPTHIRYRGYTPTGEKISREAHGYHARVVMHECDHLDGILYPMRMQDMSKLIFREEMRFWPETFAEDLDD
- a CDS encoding 30S ribosomal protein S21, which produces MQVVVRDNNVDQALRVLKKKLQREGVFREIKLRRNFEKPSERRTREKSEAVRRYRKLLRKRMEREGY
- the add gene encoding adenosine deaminase, yielding MMEQKMWQTEPKIELHLHLDCSLSYLFVRAFEPNITPDAYRKDFVAPAKCKDLAEFLTYTRRSLELMQTEFGLRLAAQDVIRQLLEDRVIYAEIRYAPLLHVQQGLSGDDVVVIVSDELRKQRAIHPSLETRLLLCTLRHFTPRQSQETADLVRRHAPKGVVVGIDIAGDEANFPLNAHEQVFDQVFARHIPITAHAGESKGPESVWETLKKLHPSRLGHGIRSWEDKNLISYLISHRIHLEVCPSSNIQTGVYGHYSQHPVNRLFKAGVSLSINTDGRALNNISLGQEYDRLHQIFGWTKREFRQCNVNALEAAFIAPDLRQRFINFIKNS
- the yacG gene encoding DNA gyrase inhibitor YacG gives rise to the protein MKCPICHQPSQAKYQPFCSGYCADVDLLRWLNQDYRISSPLSSEESTAPNRDDEAEQE